The following DNA comes from Flammeovirgaceae bacterium.
TTTTACCTGCTGCGGTCAGCGAATTAATCAACTTCGCTTTATCAAGATAGTGGAGATACTGTACCAGGGTATTGCGGTGCAGCCCAATTTTTTCACTTAGCTTGGTTACGTTTGGTTTGAAGGGAACATTGGTGGCCAGGATGTATAAAAGTTGATAAATTTTTCGGGTGTTGGCCGGATCAAAACCTTCTATAAACCGCATGTCGGTTTCGATAATCATCTTCACCAACTGCTCAATGCGCACCGGGTAGGTATGGATGTTCTCGATAAAGAAAGGATAGTAGCCTGTTTTTAGATATGTGGGCAAATGCCTGAGCGGTTTGAAACGGCTGGATAGGGCAGAGGCAATTTCTACATGGTTTTCTAATATGTCCGACAATTTTAACGCAGGCAGGTCAATTACCTTAGAGAATGCCAGGTACTCGCGATAGGAAAGGCCCGGCAGTTCATATTGTATCGCCCTGCGGCTGAGGTCTGCATGCTGACGCAGCATATCGGTGATTGAAGAGCCTGTAAAAACAATGTGCAGGTCTTTATAGGTATCATACAGGTTTTTTATTTCGCGTGCCCAATTAGGGTACTTGTGTACCTCATCCATATACAAAAATTGCCCTCCCTGCTGACGAAACGATTCAGCCACGTCCACCAATTTGTTTTCGGTAAAGTATATGTCGTCCAGGGTGATGTAAGCTGCCTTGGGGCTGATGCCAAATTGTTGTTTAAGCCGCTGGAGTATGAGTGTGGTTTTGCCCGTGCCGCGGGCACCCAGTATGCCAATGAGTCGATCATTCCAATCGATTTGGCCAGACAATGATCGGGCAAACCCCACGTCCTGGTTTTGCACTAAAAGGTTTGATTTTAGCAGGATTTGCTCCATAATGCTGTTTTAAGACAGCAATTTAGTAAAAAAATGCTGTTTTCAAACGACAAAATACGTCAATTTGTTGAATTGGCACACCTCATCCGTTATTCTTCACCCTTACAAAAGGAAAAAAGGGCAGAATAGAAAGCACATTGGCAATATTCCCCAAGTGCGCATTTGCCTTGTTCTGTTCCCTCTTTGCAAAGTTCAAAGAATCCATAGTGCCAGCGTTTTACTTTTGCCTGCTGGTTAAAATTATCGCGAAGCGCTGCATATTGGATATGTACGGGTACCTCATTCTGCAATACAAAAGACCAGTTATGGGCATCCAGCATTTTCTTCAATGCCTCCAGGAGTTGGTGCACCTGCCCATCCGAAAGCATTCCGTGCGGGGGTAGTTGCTCTTGGCGTATGCCTGTCCACTCTTCCAGTTGACGTACAGGCGCAATACGGTCTTCCTCTTCTGGCGAAATCCAATCATGGATATCGACTTCCTGTTCAACAAATGGCCAGCTCACGTTTTGGGTGGCATAGGCGATGTCGGAGAGTAAGTAGGTGAGGTAGCGTTGCATGGGTTATCGAAAGAGTTTAGATAATTTCTCCAAGTTCTTCTTTTTCTAAATCGGCCTTGATCTTGTCATACCCAAATATTTTCAATGTGGGATAACTTTCATCTACTTTAACAAGATAAAAATCCTTAAACTGTTGTTTTCCGGTAATTTTCGGAAAGTGATATTCAGGAATTGAAACTGAAGCATTT
Coding sequences within:
- a CDS encoding ATP-binding protein, producing the protein MEQILLKSNLLVQNQDVGFARSLSGQIDWNDRLIGILGARGTGKTTLILQRLKQQFGISPKAAYITLDDIYFTENKLVDVAESFRQQGGQFLYMDEVHKYPNWAREIKNLYDTYKDLHIVFTGSSITDMLRQHADLSRRAIQYELPGLSYREYLAFSKVIDLPALKLSDILENHVEIASALSSRFKPLRHLPTYLKTGYYPFFIENIHTYPVRIEQLVKMIIETDMRFIEGFDPANTRKIYQLLYILATNVPFKPNVTKLSEKIGLHRNTLVQYLHYLDKAKLINSLTAAGKSISTLQKPDKIYLENTNLHYALTPQTVDKGTLRESFIMNQLINAKHRVTLPPEGDFQINETYTLEVGGKNKTAAQLKGVKNGFIAADDIEMGIHHKIPLWLFGFLY